The Phaeobacter sp. A36a-5a genomic interval CGGTCAGGCATATCTGGCCGGGCGTATCTTGTTTACCCCGGCCCCAGACCCATCATGACCAATAGAATTGCCCTGTTCCTTGCACTGCTGATCCTGGCTGGTCTGGCCGTGGATCTCTGGCTGTTTGGAACCGGACATATGGTGTTTCTGGGCAAGCGCCTGTTTGAACTGATCGACTGGATTGCCTTCTGGCGCTGATCCGGCGGCGCCGCGCAGATCAGGAACAGGTCGCAACACAGTGTTTACAGACATAAAAAAGCGGCCCCGAACCGGGCCGCTCCCAATGTCGCATCTCTATCGCCGCAGGCTGACTATTTCGCCAGCTGGCGGCTCAGCTCGCTCTTGACCATCGGCGTGACGAACTTCGAAACATCGCCCCCCAGCCGGGCGATTTCCTTCACCAGCTTGGAGGCAATTGCCTGATGGCGCGCCTCGGCCATCAGGAACACCGTCTCGACCGAGCTGTCGAGCGCCCGGTTCATACCAACCATCTGGAATTCATACTCGAAATCCGCCACCGCGCGCAGCCCGCGCACGATGATCTGCGCGCCCACGTCGCGGGCGCAGTCGATCAACAGGTTTTCAAACGGATGGGCAACAATCTCGGTGCCGGTCTGTTCGCTGAGCTTGGCGCATTCCGCCTCGATCATGGCGACACGCTCTTCCAGCGAAAACAGCGGCCCCTTGTCCCGGTTGATCGCAACGCCGATCACCAGCTTGTCCACCAGCGCGCTGGCCCGGCGGATAATATCTATATGCCCCAATGTGATGGGATCGAATGTGCCGGGATACAAGCCAATACGCATGGGGCCTCTCCTGCCTGCTGGTTGGTTGCGCGCAAGCAAACATTTTTGTCATCAGGGCGCAAGAGCGTGGAAATACCGACCTGCTCCTGCGCCGTGACGTCAGCCGTCCGATGCGGGAGGACACCGCATCAGACGCGGGGCCACAGCCCCGGGTGCCAGGATCCTGAGGTCAGTGCCCCATGATCATGCCTGCAAGGGCGTCTTTCTCCATCGCGACCTCGGCCAGCTGCGCCTTCACGACATCGCCCAGCGACACCAGCCCGATCAGCTTGCCATCTTCGACCACCGGCATGTGGCGAAAGCGGCCTTCGGTCATCTGCTGTAGCACGTCCTCGACGTTGGACTGGCTGGTGCAGGTGACCAGCTTGCGGGTCATATATTCGCTGGTGGCCTTGCTCAGGCAGCCGGAGCCGCTGCGGGCCAGCTCGCGCACGATATCGCGCTCGGACAGGATACCCTCGGCGGTTTCGCCATCACTGGAGACAACAACAGTACCGATCTTGTGCTCGCCCAGCAATTTGGCGGCCTCGGATATCGTTGCCTCGGGAGCAATGGTGACCACCCCAGAGCTTGCCTTGGACTTCAGAATCAATTGAACCAGCATAGGCGCTCCTTTTTGTAATTTTATTACGTACCACCAAGGGTTGCCCTAACCCGGCATCAAGTCAAGCCTTCCAGCCGGACCACTTCGTCGCGTATGCCTTTTGACAACCCCTGGGCAAACCGGTTCAGCCGGTCGCTACGCTGATCCCCCTGGTGGCGCACCAGATAAAAACTGCGCGTCAGGCTGATCTTGTCGGTCAGAACCTTGCGCAGCGAGCGGTGCGACGGCAGCGTAAAATCATGCGCGACGCACAGCGCCGTACCCTCAGCCGCCAGTTTTATCTGCACCGACACCGAATTGGAGGCCAGCGCCACCCGGTCCACCCCAAGATCATTGAGATAATCCAGCTCCCGGTCAAAGATCATGTCAGGAATATAGCCGATCATCTTGTGATCCTTCAGATCCTCCAGCTTTTCGATCGGCGGATGGGCGCGCAGATAGTGGCGCGATCCCACCAGATGCAGTTTGTAATCGGTGATTTTCTGCACCAGCAGCTGGCCTGCGGTGGGCGCGCTGACGGTCACCGCCATATCGGCCTCCCGGCGGCTGAGGTTGATGACCCGTGGCAGCGCCACGATCTGGATATCCAGATCCGGGTTCTCGGCCCCGATTCTGGCACAGACCTGCGGCAGCAGATAATTGGCGCTGCCATCCGGCGCACCGATGCGGATCTGACCCGACAGCGTGTCACTGGGGCCGACCAGCGCCTCCTGCCCGGCCCGCATCGCCTGTTCGGCAGCCTCGGCATGGCCCAGCAAACGGTCCCCCGCAGCACTCAGCGCATAGCCCTGCGGGGATTTCACGAACAGCGGCGTGTCCAGCGCCTCCTCAAAGCGCGAGATCCGCCGACCCACGGTGGCCGGATCCATCTTCAGGATCCGCCCCGCCCCCGACAGGCTGCTTTCGCGCGCAACTGCCAGGAACACCCGCATGTCATCCCATTGTGGATCCATGAGCTTTTCCCTCTCCTGCCGTCAACATTCTGTTAACCTTTGCGTTCCTGCAAAGCCTCTTTGAGATCTTTCCTCTTTTCCAGTGTTTTTTGCAAGCCTACGATACCGGCAACTGGAATGTAGGAGGATCCGATGAAAGAACTCGGCCATTTTATCAACGGCAAGCTGGTGTCCGGCACCTCGGGCCGTTTTGACGATGTCTTCAACCCGGCAACCGGCGAAGTGCAGTACAAATGCCCGATGGCCAGCGCGTCGGAGACCACCGATGCCATTGAAAAAGCCGCCGCGGCACAGCCCGCATGGGGCGCCACCAACCCGCAGAAGCGCGCCCGCGTGATGATGGCGATGGTTGGCCTGATGAACCGCGACATGGACAAGCTGGCCGAGGCGCTCTCGCGCGAGCACGGCAAGACCATCCCGGACGCCAAGGGCGACCTGCAGCGCGGTCTGGAAGTGATCGAATACTGCATCGGCGCGCCGCAGATGCTGAAGGGGGAATTCACCGACAGCGCCGGCCCCGGCATCGACATGTACTCCATGCGCCAGCCGCTGGGTGTTGTCGGCTCCATCATGCCGTTCAACTTCCCCGCCATGATGCCGCTGTGGCACGTCGGCCCGGCCTTGGCCTGCGGCAACGCCGTGGTGCTGAAACCGTCCGAGCGCGACCCCTCCGTGCCACTGATGCTGGCTGAGCTGTTCGTCGAGGCAGGCCTGCCCGAAGGCGTGTTCCAGGTGGTGAACGGCGACCGCGAGGCGGTTGACACCATTCTGGACAGCGAAATCATTCAGGGCGTGTCCTTCGTCGGCTCCACCCCGATTGCCCAGTACATCTATTCCCGCGCCACCGCCAACGGCAAGCGCGCGCAGTGCTTCGGCGGCGCCAAGAACCACATGATCGTGATGCCCGATGCCGATCTGGATCAGGCCGCTGACGCGCTGGTTGGCGCAGGCTTCGGCGCGGCCGGCGAACGCTGCATGGCAATCTCGGTTGCGGTTCCGGTCGGTGAGGAAACCGCCGACAAGCTGATCGAGAAGCTGATCCCGCGCA includes:
- a CDS encoding CBS domain-containing protein, which codes for MLVQLILKSKASSGVVTIAPEATISEAAKLLGEHKIGTVVVSSDGETAEGILSERDIVRELARSGSGCLSKATSEYMTRKLVTCTSQSNVEDVLQQMTEGRFRHMPVVEDGKLIGLVSLGDVVKAQLAEVAMEKDALAGMIMGH
- the coaD gene encoding pantetheine-phosphate adenylyltransferase, which translates into the protein MRIGLYPGTFDPITLGHIDIIRRASALVDKLVIGVAINRDKGPLFSLEERVAMIEAECAKLSEQTGTEIVAHPFENLLIDCARDVGAQIIVRGLRAVADFEYEFQMVGMNRALDSSVETVFLMAEARHQAIASKLVKEIARLGGDVSKFVTPMVKSELSRQLAK
- a CDS encoding LysR family transcriptional regulator; this translates as MDPQWDDMRVFLAVARESSLSGAGRILKMDPATVGRRISRFEEALDTPLFVKSPQGYALSAAGDRLLGHAEAAEQAMRAGQEALVGPSDTLSGQIRIGAPDGSANYLLPQVCARIGAENPDLDIQIVALPRVINLSRREADMAVTVSAPTAGQLLVQKITDYKLHLVGSRHYLRAHPPIEKLEDLKDHKMIGYIPDMIFDRELDYLNDLGVDRVALASNSVSVQIKLAAEGTALCVAHDFTLPSHRSLRKVLTDKISLTRSFYLVRHQGDQRSDRLNRFAQGLSKGIRDEVVRLEGLT
- a CDS encoding CoA-acylating methylmalonate-semialdehyde dehydrogenase; the protein is MKELGHFINGKLVSGTSGRFDDVFNPATGEVQYKCPMASASETTDAIEKAAAAQPAWGATNPQKRARVMMAMVGLMNRDMDKLAEALSREHGKTIPDAKGDLQRGLEVIEYCIGAPQMLKGEFTDSAGPGIDMYSMRQPLGVVGSIMPFNFPAMMPLWHVGPALACGNAVVLKPSERDPSVPLMLAELFVEAGLPEGVFQVVNGDREAVDTILDSEIIQGVSFVGSTPIAQYIYSRATANGKRAQCFGGAKNHMIVMPDADLDQAADALVGAGFGAAGERCMAISVAVPVGEETADKLIEKLIPRIEKLKVGPYTAGDDVDLGPVVTAAAKDRILGLIQSGVDQGATLVVDNRDFKLQGYEDGFFVGAHLFDHVTPDMDIYKQEIFGPVLSTVRASTYEEALKLAMDHEYGNGTAIFTRDGDTARDFASRVNIGMVGINVPIPVPLAYHTFGGWKKSMFGDLNQHGPDSFKFYTRTKTVTSRWPSGIKEGGEFNFKAMD